One Pseudomonas sp. AN-1 genomic region harbors:
- the zapE gene encoding cell division protein ZapE, giving the protein MTSESPGNPLYRQAAAQLAARGLSLDGAQHQALTRLADWLQARLQPSAWRRRAPAGAYLWGGVGRGKSLLLDSLFAAAPLTAKRRVHVHQLLQELQQRLLVHSGQADPLARVAAELAGEAHLLCFDEFHVHDIGDAILLGRLLQQLLNAGTILLFSSNYAPAQLCPNPLYHSRFRPFAELLERHCLVVEMAAGVDYRPLSDRHWGHYLQAPEAGLETLLAERLQLVMPAAPLALGPRQIQPLGQGREVLWLSFSELCQRPLASADYLDLCRRFARLAVSGLPELARCSADAQQRLVNFVDIAYDAGRELLLHGEQPLEALCAGVNHIDFGRTRSRLAQLRRLTAADHREYQAC; this is encoded by the coding sequence TTGACTTCTGAGTCCCCTGGCAACCCGCTGTACCGACAGGCCGCCGCGCAGCTCGCCGCGCGTGGCCTGTCCCTGGACGGGGCGCAGCACCAGGCCCTGACCCGGCTGGCCGACTGGCTGCAGGCACGCCTGCAGCCGTCGGCCTGGCGCCGTCGCGCGCCGGCCGGCGCCTATCTGTGGGGCGGCGTCGGGCGCGGCAAGAGCCTGCTGCTGGACAGCCTGTTCGCCGCCGCGCCGCTCACAGCCAAGCGCCGCGTGCACGTCCACCAGCTGCTGCAGGAGCTGCAGCAGCGCCTGCTGGTCCACAGCGGCCAGGCCGATCCGCTGGCGCGGGTCGCCGCCGAGCTGGCCGGCGAGGCGCACCTGCTGTGCTTCGACGAATTCCACGTCCACGACATAGGCGACGCCATCCTCCTCGGCCGCCTGCTGCAGCAGCTGCTGAACGCCGGGACCATCCTGCTGTTCAGCTCCAACTACGCACCTGCGCAGCTGTGCCCCAATCCGCTCTACCACAGCCGCTTCAGGCCCTTCGCTGAACTGCTCGAGCGCCACTGCCTGGTCGTCGAGATGGCCGCCGGGGTGGACTACCGCCCGCTCAGCGACCGCCACTGGGGCCACTACCTGCAGGCGCCGGAGGCCGGGCTCGAAACGCTGCTGGCCGAGCGCCTGCAGCTGGTCATGCCGGCAGCGCCGCTGGCGCTCGGTCCGCGGCAGATCCAGCCGCTGGGGCAGGGCAGGGAAGTGTTGTGGCTGTCCTTCTCCGAGCTGTGCCAGCGCCCGCTGGCCAGCGCCGACTATCTCGACCTGTGCCGGCGCTTCGCGCGCCTGGCGGTCAGCGGGCTGCCGGAGCTGGCGCGCTGCTCGGCGGACGCCCAGCAGCGCCTGGTCAACTTCGTCGACATCGCCTACGACGCCGGCCGCGAGCTGCTGCTGCATGGCGAACAGCCGCTGGAGGCGCTGTGCGCCGGCGTCAACCACATCGATTTCGGCCGCACCCGCAGCCGCCTGGCGCAGCTGCGCCGGCTGACGGCGGCCGACCACAGGGAGTATCAGGCATGCTAG
- the pcaG gene encoding protocatechuate 3,4-dioxygenase subunit alpha, with protein sequence MNFDLLPETPSQTAGPYVHIGLALAAAGNPTRDQEVWNEMAKPGAAGEHIVLIGRVFDGNGHLVRDSFLELWQANHEGVYDCAYDLEKPFNGFGRTATTFDAGEWTVQTVKPGAVGRQAPHINVSLFARGINIHLQTRIYFEDEVAANAADPVLNLIEAVERRQTLIARRCEVDGKTAYRFDIRIQGDNETVFFDF encoded by the coding sequence ATGAATTTCGACCTGCTGCCGGAAACCCCTTCGCAGACCGCCGGCCCCTACGTGCACATCGGCCTGGCCCTGGCCGCCGCCGGCAACCCGACCCGTGACCAGGAAGTCTGGAACGAGATGGCCAAGCCCGGCGCCGCCGGCGAGCACATCGTGCTGATCGGCCGCGTGTTCGACGGCAACGGCCACCTGGTGCGCGACTCCTTCCTCGAGCTGTGGCAGGCCAACCACGAGGGCGTCTACGACTGCGCCTACGACCTGGAGAAGCCGTTCAACGGTTTCGGCCGCACCGCCACCACCTTCGACGCCGGCGAGTGGACGGTGCAGACCGTCAAGCCGGGCGCGGTGGGCAGGCAGGCGCCGCACATCAACGTGTCGCTGTTCGCCCGCGGGATCAACATCCACCTGCAGACGCGCATCTACTTCGAGGACGAAGTGGCGGCCAACGCCGCCGATCCGGTGCTCAACCTGATCGAGGCGGTGGAGCGCCGGCAGACCCTGATCGCCAGGCGCTGCGAGGTGGACGGCAAGACCGCCTACCGCTTCGACATCCGCATCCAGGGTGACAACGAGACGGTGTTCTTTGACTTCTGA
- the pcaH gene encoding protocatechuate 3,4-dioxygenase subunit beta produces MHDAENSRFVTRDRNWQPKAYTPDYKTSVPRSPRQALVSIPQSISETTGPDFSHLKLGKYDNDLLLNFNNGGLPVGERIIMFGRVVDQYGQPIPHTLVEMWQANAGGRYRHKNDRYLAPLDPNFGGVGRTLTDANGNYFFRTIKPGPYPWRNGPNEWRPSHIHVSIAGPSISTKLITQMYFEGDPLIPKCPIVRTLANPDAVQTLIGRLDMSMGTPMDSLAYRFDIVLRGHRKTHFENQ; encoded by the coding sequence ATGCACGACGCGGAAAACAGCCGGTTCGTCACCCGTGACCGCAACTGGCAGCCGAAGGCCTACACCCCCGACTACAAGACCTCCGTGCCGCGCTCGCCGCGCCAGGCGCTGGTGAGCATCCCGCAGTCGATCTCCGAGACCACCGGTCCGGACTTCTCGCACCTCAAGCTCGGCAAGTACGACAACGACCTGCTGCTCAACTTCAACAACGGCGGCCTGCCGGTGGGCGAGCGCATCATCATGTTCGGCCGCGTGGTCGACCAGTACGGCCAACCGATCCCGCACACCCTGGTGGAGATGTGGCAGGCCAACGCCGGCGGCCGCTACCGCCACAAGAATGACCGCTACCTGGCGCCGCTCGACCCCAACTTCGGCGGTGTCGGCCGCACCCTGACCGACGCCAACGGCAACTACTTCTTCCGCACCATCAAGCCGGGTCCCTACCCGTGGCGCAACGGCCCCAACGAGTGGCGTCCGTCGCACATCCACGTGTCCATCGCCGGCCCGTCGATCTCCACCAAGCTGATCACTCAGATGTACTTCGAGGGCGATCCGCTGATTCCGAAGTGCCCGATCGTCCGCACCCTCGCCAACCCGGACGCCGTGCAGACCCTGATCGGTCGCCTGGACATGAGCATGGGCACGCCCATGGACAGCCTGGCCTACCGCTTCGACATCGTGCTGCGCGGCCACCGCAAGACCCACTTCGAGAACCAGTGA
- the pcaQ gene encoding pca operon transcription factor PcaQ: MNIDNRIKFRHLTCFLEIARQRSFARAADSLAVSQPAISKTLKELEEILDHPLFERGKGGVVLTPAGETFLRYAGPCVQALRDGVGVVRGHAPQALEVRVGALSTVESQLLPETIALLHARHGALVIQVAGGSSAQLLAQLKVGELDLVVGRMTDSPEIQGLTFEHLYSESMTLVVRAGHPLLALGEGALARLADYPLVLPPAGTTIRKYADALFVQWGVPPAAQRLETLSIALGRRYVLGSEAIWVAPQDAVSQDLADGVLAEPALGIREPGGSIGICSSSARPLPLAAQWFCSVLREVAAERSGEGTHNQ, from the coding sequence TTGAACATCGATAACCGCATCAAGTTCCGCCACCTCACCTGCTTTCTGGAGATCGCCCGCCAGCGCAGCTTCGCCCGCGCCGCCGACAGCCTGGCGGTGAGCCAGCCGGCGATCTCCAAGACCCTCAAGGAGCTCGAGGAGATACTCGACCACCCGCTGTTCGAGCGCGGCAAGGGCGGCGTGGTGCTCACCCCGGCGGGGGAGACCTTCCTGCGCTACGCCGGCCCTTGCGTGCAGGCGCTGCGCGACGGCGTCGGCGTGGTGCGCGGCCATGCGCCGCAGGCGCTCGAGGTACGCGTCGGCGCGCTGTCCACGGTGGAGAGCCAGCTGCTGCCCGAGACCATCGCCCTGCTGCACGCCCGCCACGGCGCGTTGGTGATCCAGGTCGCCGGCGGCTCCAGCGCCCAGCTGCTGGCCCAGCTCAAGGTCGGCGAGCTGGATCTGGTGGTCGGGCGGATGACCGACAGCCCGGAGATCCAGGGCCTGACCTTCGAGCACCTGTACAGCGAATCGATGACCCTGGTGGTGCGCGCCGGCCATCCGCTGCTGGCGCTGGGCGAGGGCGCGCTGGCGCGCCTGGCCGACTATCCGCTGGTGCTGCCGCCGGCCGGCACCACCATCCGCAAGTACGCCGACGCCCTGTTCGTGCAGTGGGGCGTGCCGCCGGCCGCGCAGCGCCTGGAAACCCTGTCCATCGCTCTCGGCCGCCGCTACGTGCTGGGCAGCGAGGCGATCTGGGTGGCGCCGCAGGACGCGGTGAGCCAGGACCTGGCCGACGGCGTGCTGGCCGAACCGGCCCTCGGCATCCGCGAACCGGGCGGCTCCATCGGCATCTGCTCCAGCAGCGCGCGGCCGCTGCCGCTGGCGGCGCAGTGGTTCTGCAGCGTGCTGCGCGAGGTGGCCGCCGAGCGCAGCGGGGAGGGCACACATAACCAATAG
- a CDS encoding viperin family antiviral radical SAM protein, producing the protein MVSQTRALGFKVSLISNGSHLDHELLGRLAPQLSWLGISIDSACPATNRAIGRVDRRDRLLDLDDLATGLANARQTNLGLRLKFNTVVNRLNHGEDLGPLIRRLAPDKWKVLRMLPVVSQDLVVSDRQFTAFVARHHACSHVLCAEDNQDMREFYLMVDPTGVSSRTAR; encoded by the coding sequence ATCGTCAGCCAGACCCGTGCCCTTGGCTTCAAGGTTTCGCTGATCAGCAATGGCAGCCACCTCGACCATGAGCTGCTGGGTCGACTGGCGCCGCAGCTGAGCTGGCTGGGCATCAGCATCGACTCGGCCTGTCCGGCGACCAATCGCGCCATCGGCCGTGTCGACCGCCGCGACCGGCTGCTCGACCTGGATGACCTAGCGACCGGCCTGGCCAATGCTCGCCAGACCAACCTCGGCCTGCGCCTCAAGTTCAACACCGTGGTCAACCGGCTCAACCATGGTGAGGATCTCGGCCCGCTGATCCGCCGCCTCGCACCGGACAAGTGGAAGGTCCTGCGCATGCTACCGGTGGTGAGCCAGGACCTGGTCGTCAGCGACCGCCAGTTCACTGCCTTCGTCGCCCGTCATCACGCCTGCAGCCATGTCCTCTGTGCCGAGGACAACCAGGACATGCGCGAGTTCTACCTGATGGTCGATCCCACGGGCGTTTCTTCCAGAACAGCCCGCTGA
- a CDS encoding sulfate ABC transporter ATP-binding protein, producing MSIEIRNVSKRFGAFQALDAINLDIHSGELVALLGPSGCGKTTLLRIIAGLETPDVGSIAFHGEDVSGHDVRDRNVGFVFQHYALFRHMTVFDNVAFGLRMKPKKERPSEAQIRDKVHELLNMVQLDWLADRYPEQLSGGQRQRIALARALAVEPKILLLDEPFGALDAKVRKELRRWLARLHEEINLTSVFVTHDQEEAMEVADRIVVMNKGVIEQIGAPGEVYEQPASDFVYHFLGDSNRLHLGEEGHILFRPHEVSLAREALPGHLAAEVRDIRPLGAITRVTLRVEGQGELVEAEVVKSHASLVGLQRGDELYFLPRPLAAGG from the coding sequence ATGAGTATCGAGATCCGCAACGTCAGCAAGCGCTTCGGCGCCTTCCAGGCCCTCGACGCGATCAACCTGGACATCCACAGCGGCGAGCTGGTGGCGCTGCTCGGCCCGTCCGGCTGCGGCAAGACCACCCTGCTGCGCATCATCGCCGGCCTGGAGACTCCGGACGTGGGCAGCATCGCCTTCCATGGTGAGGACGTTTCCGGCCACGACGTGCGCGACCGCAACGTCGGCTTCGTGTTCCAGCACTACGCGCTGTTCCGCCACATGACGGTGTTCGACAACGTCGCCTTCGGCCTGCGCATGAAGCCCAAAAAGGAGCGCCCCAGCGAAGCGCAGATCAGGGACAAGGTCCACGAACTGCTGAACATGGTGCAGCTCGACTGGCTGGCCGACCGCTATCCGGAACAGCTCTCCGGCGGCCAGCGCCAGCGCATCGCCCTGGCCCGCGCCCTGGCGGTGGAGCCGAAGATCCTCCTGCTCGACGAGCCGTTCGGCGCGCTGGACGCCAAGGTGCGCAAGGAGCTGCGCCGCTGGCTGGCGCGCCTGCACGAGGAGATCAACCTGACCTCGGTGTTCGTCACCCACGATCAGGAAGAGGCGATGGAAGTCGCCGACCGCATCGTGGTGATGAACAAGGGGGTGATCGAGCAGATCGGCGCGCCGGGCGAGGTCTACGAGCAGCCGGCCAGCGACTTCGTCTACCACTTCCTCGGCGACTCCAACCGCCTGCACCTGGGCGAGGAGGGGCACATCCTGTTCCGTCCGCACGAGGTGTCGCTGGCGCGCGAGGCGCTGCCCGGCCATCTGGCCGCCGAGGTGCGCGACATCCGCCCGCTGGGCGCCATCACCCGGGTGACCCTCAGGGTCGAGGGGCAGGGCGAGCTGGTCGAGGCCGAGGTGGTGAAGAGCCATGCCAGCCTGGTCGGTCTGCAGCGTGGTGACGAGCTGTACTTCCTTCCGCGCCCCCTGGCGGCAGGAGGCTGA
- the cysW gene encoding sulfate ABC transporter permease subunit CysW, translating into MSSVTVASGAAQANAARRGHALGRSLLIAGAWLAFALFLLLPLYVVLGEALKQGLGTFFTAILEPDALAALQLTLTAVAIAVPLNLLFGVAAAWCVSKYEFRGKSLLVTLIDLPFSVSPVIAGLIYVLLFGAQGFFGPWLQERDIQIIFAVPGIVLATVFVTVPFVARELVPLMQEQGTQEEEAARLLGANGWQMFRHVTLPNIKWGLIYGVVLCTARAMGEFGAVSVVSGHIRGVTNTLPLHVEILYNEYNHVAAFSVASLLLALALCILLLKQWSESRLTRLKSNAAEE; encoded by the coding sequence ATGTCATCCGTAACCGTCGCCTCCGGCGCCGCACAGGCCAACGCCGCCCGCCGCGGCCATGCGCTGGGCCGCAGCCTGCTGATCGCCGGCGCCTGGCTGGCGTTCGCCCTGTTCCTGCTGCTGCCGCTGTACGTGGTGCTCGGCGAGGCGCTCAAGCAGGGCCTGGGCACCTTCTTCACCGCGATCCTCGAGCCGGACGCCCTCGCCGCGCTGCAGCTGACGCTGACCGCCGTGGCCATCGCCGTGCCGCTCAACCTGCTGTTCGGCGTCGCCGCCGCCTGGTGCGTGAGCAAGTACGAGTTCCGCGGCAAGAGCCTGCTGGTCACCCTGATCGACCTGCCGTTCTCGGTGTCGCCGGTGATCGCCGGCCTGATCTACGTGCTGCTGTTCGGCGCCCAGGGTTTCTTCGGCCCGTGGCTGCAGGAGCGCGACATCCAGATCATCTTCGCCGTGCCCGGCATCGTGCTGGCCACCGTGTTCGTCACCGTGCCCTTCGTCGCCCGCGAACTGGTCCCGCTGATGCAGGAACAGGGCACCCAGGAGGAGGAGGCCGCGCGCCTGCTCGGCGCCAACGGCTGGCAGATGTTCCGGCACGTCACCCTGCCCAACATCAAGTGGGGCCTGATCTACGGCGTGGTGTTGTGCACCGCGCGGGCGATGGGCGAGTTCGGTGCGGTGTCGGTGGTCTCCGGACATATCCGCGGCGTCACCAACACCCTGCCGCTGCACGTCGAGATCCTCTACAACGAGTACAACCACGTCGCCGCCTTCAGCGTCGCCAGCCTGCTGCTGGCCCTGGCGCTGTGCATCCTGCTGCTCAAGCAGTGGAGCGAAAGCCGTCTGACCCGCCTCAAGTCGAATGCTGCCGAGGAATAA
- the cysT gene encoding sulfate ABC transporter permease subunit CysT, with protein sequence MSRRTSPVIPGFGLTLGYTLVYLSLLVLIPLGAMFVHAAQLTWEQFWAIVSAPRVLAALKLSFGVALAAALLNGVIGTLLAWVLVRYRFPGRKVIDAMIDLPFALPTAVAGIALTALYAPKGLIGSLAAEIGLKIAYTPLGITLALTFVTLPFVVRTLQPVLEDIPREVEEAAACLGARPLQVFRHVLLPALLPAWLTGFALAFARGIGEYGSVIFIAGNMPMKTEILPLLIMVKLDQYDYTGATAIGVLMLVVSFVLLLLVNLLQRRIETP encoded by the coding sequence ATGTCCCGCCGCACTTCCCCCGTCATACCCGGCTTCGGGCTGACGCTGGGCTACACCCTGGTGTATCTCAGCCTCCTGGTGCTGATTCCCCTGGGTGCCATGTTCGTCCACGCCGCCCAGCTCACCTGGGAGCAGTTCTGGGCCATCGTCAGCGCGCCGCGGGTGCTCGCCGCGCTCAAGCTGAGCTTCGGGGTCGCCCTGGCTGCGGCGCTGCTCAACGGCGTGATCGGCACCCTGCTGGCCTGGGTGCTGGTGCGCTACCGCTTCCCCGGGCGCAAGGTCATCGACGCGATGATCGACCTGCCGTTCGCCCTGCCCACCGCGGTGGCCGGCATCGCCCTGACCGCGCTCTACGCGCCCAAGGGGCTGATCGGCAGCCTGGCCGCCGAGATCGGCCTGAAGATCGCCTACACCCCGCTGGGCATCACCCTGGCGCTGACCTTCGTCACCCTGCCGTTCGTGGTGCGCACCCTGCAGCCGGTGCTGGAGGACATTCCGCGCGAGGTGGAGGAGGCCGCTGCCTGCCTCGGCGCCCGGCCGCTGCAGGTATTCCGCCACGTGCTGCTGCCGGCGCTGCTGCCGGCCTGGCTGACCGGCTTCGCCCTGGCCTTCGCCCGCGGCATCGGCGAGTACGGTTCGGTGATCTTCATCGCCGGCAACATGCCGATGAAGACCGAGATCCTGCCGCTGCTGATCATGGTCAAGCTCGACCAGTACGACTACACCGGCGCCACCGCCATCGGCGTGCTGATGCTGGTGGTGTCCTTCGTCCTGCTGCTGCTGGTCAACCTGCTGCAGCGCCGCATCGAAACGCCGTGA
- a CDS encoding sulfate ABC transporter substrate-binding protein, with the protein MSIRRFALAAIAGLSLSAAVQAQTTLLNVSYDPTRELYSEFNTAFNQHWQAQGHEAVTIQQSHGGSGKQARAVIDGLKADVVTLALAGDIDELHRLGKLIPEDWQSRLPQASTPYTSTIVFLVRKGNPKQIKDWDDLVKPGVEVITPNPKTSGGARWNFLAAWAYAQQQYGSEDKAKAFVEQLYKNVPVLDTGARGSTITFVNNNIGDVLLAWENEAFLALKEQGGENFEIVAPSLSILAEPPVAVVDKNVDRKGTRELATAYLEYLYSEEGQRIAARHFYRPRNEKVAAEFARQFPALKLVTIDKDFGGWKAAQPKFFNDGGVFDQIYQVQ; encoded by the coding sequence ATGTCCATTCGTCGTTTCGCCCTGGCTGCCATCGCCGGCCTGTCCCTCAGCGCAGCCGTACAGGCGCAGACCACCCTGCTCAACGTGTCCTACGACCCGACCCGTGAGCTGTACAGCGAATTCAACACCGCCTTCAACCAGCACTGGCAGGCCCAGGGTCACGAGGCGGTGACCATCCAGCAGTCCCACGGCGGCTCCGGCAAGCAGGCCCGTGCGGTGATCGACGGCCTCAAGGCCGATGTGGTGACCCTGGCTCTGGCCGGCGACATCGACGAGCTGCACAGGCTCGGCAAGCTGATCCCGGAGGACTGGCAGTCGCGCCTGCCGCAGGCCAGCACCCCCTACACCTCGACCATCGTGTTCCTGGTGCGCAAGGGCAACCCCAAGCAGATCAAGGACTGGGACGACCTGGTCAAGCCGGGCGTGGAAGTGATCACCCCCAACCCGAAGACCTCCGGCGGCGCGCGCTGGAACTTCCTCGCCGCCTGGGCCTACGCCCAGCAGCAGTACGGCAGCGAGGACAAGGCCAAGGCCTTCGTCGAGCAGCTGTACAAGAACGTCCCGGTGCTGGACACCGGCGCCCGCGGCTCGACCATCACCTTCGTCAACAACAACATCGGCGACGTGTTGCTGGCCTGGGAGAACGAGGCGTTCCTGGCGCTCAAGGAGCAGGGCGGCGAGAACTTCGAGATCGTCGCGCCGTCGCTGTCGATCCTCGCCGAGCCGCCAGTGGCGGTGGTCGACAAGAACGTCGACCGGAAGGGCACCCGCGAGCTGGCCACCGCCTACCTGGAGTACCTGTACAGCGAGGAAGGCCAGCGCATCGCCGCCAGGCACTTCTACCGTCCGCGCAACGAGAAGGTCGCCGCCGAGTTCGCCCGGCAGTTCCCGGCCCTGAAGCTGGTCACCATCGACAAGGACTTCGGCGGCTGGAAGGCCGCGCAGCCGAAGTTCTTCAACGATGGCGGCGTGTTCGACCAGATCTACCAGGTGCAGTGA
- the oscA gene encoding sulfur starvation response protein OscA, whose protein sequence is MSANLRSVAGQDEAGLLREIHNALNGLRYGAVEITVHNGQVVQIERKEKFRLQSPTGSKPA, encoded by the coding sequence ATGAGCGCCAACCTACGCAGTGTTGCCGGACAGGATGAAGCCGGCCTGTTGCGCGAGATCCACAATGCCCTCAATGGCCTGCGTTACGGCGCGGTGGAAATCACCGTGCACAACGGCCAGGTGGTGCAGATCGAGCGCAAGGAAAAATTCCGTCTGCAGTCGCCGACCGGCAGCAAGCCGGCCTGA
- a CDS encoding alpha/beta hydrolase produces the protein MRRHAIHYLILPGWQGSPAEHWQSHWQRSLPDASRVEQADWLNPQRDAWIARLERHIAAAPGRLILVAHSLGCITLAHWAAQATPALLAKVQGALLVAPADVERPGCPEALQNFAPMPRSLLPFPSLLVGSDNDPAASAPRAMQMAHQWGAEAVLLSGVGHINVKSGHCQWEQGFAYLYRLQGLIEQQARRRA, from the coding sequence ATGCGCCGTCACGCCATCCACTACCTGATCCTGCCGGGCTGGCAAGGCTCGCCAGCCGAGCACTGGCAGAGCCACTGGCAGCGCAGCCTGCCGGATGCCAGCCGGGTCGAGCAGGCCGACTGGCTGAATCCGCAACGCGATGCCTGGATCGCCCGCCTGGAGCGGCACATCGCCGCGGCCCCCGGCCGGCTGATTCTGGTGGCCCACAGCCTGGGCTGCATCACCCTCGCCCACTGGGCGGCGCAGGCCACCCCGGCGCTGCTGGCCAAGGTACAGGGCGCCCTGCTGGTGGCACCGGCGGACGTCGAGCGCCCCGGCTGTCCCGAGGCGCTGCAGAACTTCGCGCCCATGCCGCGCAGCCTGCTGCCCTTCCCCAGCCTGCTGGTCGGCTCCGACAACGATCCGGCCGCCAGCGCGCCGCGGGCCATGCAGATGGCCCACCAGTGGGGTGCCGAGGCGGTGCTGCTGAGCGGCGTCGGGCACATCAACGTCAAGTCCGGGCACTGCCAGTGGGAGCAGGGCTTTGCCTACCTGTACCGCCTGCAGGGCCTGATCGAGCAGCAGGCCCGGCGCCGGGCCTGA
- a CDS encoding sigma 54-interacting transcriptional regulator codes for MSPHNPLSQPILTFADAERSPLSIRAKALVFVDPRSRQLHDDVERLAPGYQPLLIRGETGTGKELLARHIHRSSGRPGLFVALNCASLSAQHAEAELFGHAPGVYNGSSSSRAGWFGSAHGGTLYLDEIGDLPLALQHKLLRALETREVLRVGAREASAVDVRLVAATSFDLARAAAVGKFDQRLLHYLVDGRLELPPLRERPGDILPMAGYFLGVHAQRLSLPPPSLSLAAQQLLERYSWPGNTRELESVMHFALLVCGEVIEPEHLELAPGT; via the coding sequence ATGAGTCCGCACAACCCGCTGAGCCAACCGATCCTCACCTTCGCCGATGCCGAGCGCAGCCCGCTGAGCATCCGCGCCAAGGCGCTGGTGTTCGTCGACCCGCGCTCGCGGCAGCTGCATGACGACGTCGAGCGCCTGGCCCCCGGCTATCAGCCGCTGCTGATCCGCGGCGAGACCGGCACCGGCAAGGAGCTGCTGGCCCGCCATATCCACCGCTCGAGCGGCCGCCCCGGCCTGTTCGTCGCCCTCAACTGCGCCAGCCTCAGCGCGCAGCACGCCGAAGCCGAACTGTTCGGCCACGCCCCCGGCGTCTACAACGGCTCATCCAGCAGTCGCGCCGGCTGGTTCGGCTCGGCACACGGCGGCACCCTGTATCTGGACGAGATCGGCGACCTGCCGCTGGCGTTGCAGCACAAGCTGCTGCGCGCCCTGGAAACCCGCGAGGTGCTGCGCGTCGGCGCCCGCGAGGCCAGCGCGGTGGACGTGCGCCTGGTCGCCGCGACCAGCTTCGACCTGGCCCGTGCGGCGGCGGTCGGCAAGTTCGACCAGCGCCTGCTGCACTACCTGGTCGACGGCCGCCTGGAGCTGCCGCCGCTGCGCGAACGCCCGGGTGACATCCTGCCGATGGCCGGCTACTTCCTCGGCGTGCATGCCCAGCGCCTCAGCCTGCCGCCCCCCAGCCTGAGCCTGGCGGCCCAGCAGTTGCTCGAACGCTACAGCTGGCCGGGCAACACCCGCGAACTGGAAAGCGTCATGCACTTCGCCCTGCTGGTGTGCGGCGAGGTGATCGAGCCCGAGCACCTCGAACTGGCGCCTGGTACCTGA
- a CDS encoding AraC family transcriptional regulator: MNSSTTLIDWLLESLELDASLFHVGRYCGGWHASTQGMARSSFHLLVQGSCWLHVDGQAPQQLQAGDALFILRDVPYRLSGEASSEAACAAPRGQMQALEPGAEEGVGLVCGFFHFQPGLSELIVDSLPTCLLLRAGDPTLAAARSLFELILAECAREQGPSAGVLERLSQLLFLYVLRQHGTTSTSGELRGLLALARQPAFGGLLERLIAAPAEAWTLEQMAACVGLSRAAFAKRFHELAGQTPGQVLLGLRIRAACRLLKEGQAVAEVAEAVGYQSVAAFTRAFDKLIGLPPGAYRRSR, from the coding sequence ATGAATTCGTCCACGACTCTTATCGATTGGTTATTAGAAAGCCTGGAGCTGGACGCCAGCCTGTTCCATGTCGGCCGCTACTGCGGTGGCTGGCATGCCAGTACCCAGGGCATGGCCCGCTCCAGCTTCCACCTGCTGGTGCAGGGCAGCTGCTGGCTGCATGTCGACGGCCAGGCGCCACAGCAATTGCAGGCCGGCGATGCGCTGTTCATCCTGCGTGACGTGCCCTATCGGCTGTCCGGCGAGGCCAGCAGCGAGGCGGCCTGCGCGGCGCCGCGCGGGCAGATGCAGGCGCTGGAGCCCGGGGCGGAGGAGGGGGTCGGCCTGGTCTGCGGCTTCTTCCATTTCCAGCCGGGACTCAGCGAGCTGATCGTCGACTCGCTGCCGACCTGCCTGCTGCTGCGTGCCGGCGATCCCACCCTGGCGGCGGCGCGCAGCCTGTTCGAGCTGATCCTCGCCGAGTGCGCCCGCGAGCAGGGACCGTCGGCCGGCGTGCTCGAGCGTCTCAGTCAGCTGCTGTTCCTCTACGTGCTGCGCCAGCACGGCACGACCAGCACCAGCGGCGAGCTGCGCGGCCTGCTGGCACTGGCGCGGCAGCCGGCGTTCGGCGGGCTGCTGGAGCGGCTGATCGCCGCACCGGCCGAAGCCTGGACGCTGGAGCAGATGGCCGCCTGCGTCGGCCTGTCGCGCGCCGCGTTCGCCAAGCGCTTCCATGAGCTGGCCGGGCAGACGCCGGGCCAGGTGCTGCTCGGCCTGCGCATACGCGCGGCGTGCCGGCTGCTGAAGGAAGGCCAGGCGGTGGCCGAGGTCGCCGAGGCGGTGGGTTACCAGTCGGTGGCGGCCTTCACCCGCGCCTTCGACAAGCTCATCGGCCTGCCGCCGGGGGCCTACCGGCGCAGTCGTTAG